From the Streptomyces sp. Tu 2975 genome, one window contains:
- the rpsQ gene encoding 30S ribosomal protein S17: MSESNVTEDKTARGFRKTREGLVVSDKMDKTVVVAVEDRVKHALYGKVIRRTNKLKAHDEQNAAGVGDRVLIMETRPLSATKRWRIVEILEKAK; encoded by the coding sequence ATGAGCGAGAGCAATGTGACTGAAGACAAGACCGCCCGCGGTTTCCGCAAGACCCGTGAGGGTCTCGTCGTCAGCGACAAGATGGACAAGACCGTCGTCGTCGCCGTCGAGGACCGCGTGAAGCACGCGCTGTACGGCAAGGTCATCCGCCGTACCAACAAGCTCAAGGCGCACGACGAGCAGAACGCTGCCGGCGTCGGCGACCGCGTCCTCATCATGGAGACGCGTCCGCTGTCGGCGACCAAGCGCTGGCGCATCGTCGAGATCCTCGAGAAGGCCAAGTAA
- the rplE gene encoding 50S ribosomal protein L5, with product MATTTTPRLKTKYREEIAGKLREEFSYENVMQVPGLVKIVVNMGVGDAARDSKLIDGAIRDLTTITGQKPAVTKARKSIAQFKLREGQPIGAHVTLRGDRMWEFLDRTLSLALPRIRDFRGLSPKQFDGRGNYTFGLTEQVMFHEIDQDKIDRVRGMDITVVTTATNDDEGRALLRHLGFPFKEA from the coding sequence ATGGCTACCACCACCACTCCGCGTCTGAAGACGAAGTACCGCGAGGAGATCGCGGGCAAGCTGCGTGAGGAGTTCTCCTACGAGAACGTCATGCAGGTCCCGGGCCTCGTCAAGATCGTGGTCAACATGGGTGTGGGCGACGCCGCCCGCGACTCCAAGCTGATCGACGGCGCGATTCGCGACCTCACCACGATCACCGGCCAGAAGCCGGCCGTCACCAAGGCCCGTAAGTCCATCGCGCAGTTCAAGCTGCGTGAGGGTCAGCCGATCGGTGCCCACGTCACGCTTCGTGGCGACCGCATGTGGGAGTTCCTGGACCGCACCCTGTCGCTCGCGCTTCCGCGTATCCGCGACTTCCGTGGTCTGTCCCCCAAGCAGTTCGACGGCCGTGGCAACTACACCTTCGGTCTCACGGAGCAGGTCATGTTCCACGAGATCGACCAGGACAAGATCGACCGCGTCCGGGGTATGGACATCACCGTGGTCACCACGGCGACCAACGACGACGAGGGCCGAGCCCTTCTGCGTCACCTCGGCTTCCCGTTCAAGGAGGCGTAA
- a CDS encoding type Z 30S ribosomal protein S14, producing MAKKALIAKAARKPKFGVRAYTRCQRCGRPHSVYRKFGLCRVCLREMAHRGELPGVTKSSW from the coding sequence ATGGCGAAGAAGGCTCTTATTGCCAAGGCTGCTCGTAAGCCCAAGTTCGGTGTGCGTGCGTACACCCGCTGCCAGCGCTGCGGCCGCCCGCACTCCGTGTACCGCAAGTTCGGCCTGTGCCGCGTGTGCCTTCGTGAGATGGCTCACCGTGGCGAGCTGCCGGGCGTGACCAAGAGCTCCTGGTAG
- the rplN gene encoding 50S ribosomal protein L14 codes for MIQQESRLRVADNTGAKEILCIRVLGGSGRRYAGIGDVIVATVKDAIPGGNVKKGDVVKAVIVRTVKERRRQDGSYIRFDENAAVILKNDGDPRGTRIFGPVGRELREKKFMKIISLAPEVL; via the coding sequence GTGATCCAGCAGGAGTCGCGACTGCGCGTCGCCGACAACACTGGTGCCAAGGAGATCCTTTGCATCCGTGTTCTCGGTGGCTCCGGTCGCCGCTACGCGGGCATCGGTGACGTCATCGTCGCCACCGTCAAGGACGCGATCCCCGGTGGCAACGTGAAGAAGGGTGACGTCGTCAAGGCGGTCATCGTTCGCACCGTTAAGGAGCGTCGTCGTCAGGACGGCTCGTACATCCGCTTCGACGAGAACGCCGCCGTCATTCTGAAGAACGACGGCGACCCTCGCGGCACCCGTATCTTCGGCCCGGTGGGCCGTGAGCTGCGCGAGAAGAAGTTCATGAAGATCATCTCGCTCGCGCCGGAGGTGCTGTAA
- the rpsS gene encoding 30S ribosomal protein S19: protein MPRSLKKGPFVDDHLIKKVDVQNEAGTKNVIKTWSRRSMIVPAMLGHTIAVHNGKTHVPVFVTESMVGHKLGEFSPTRTFRGHVKDDRKSKRR from the coding sequence ATGCCGCGCAGTCTCAAGAAGGGGCCCTTCGTCGACGACCACCTGATCAAGAAGGTGGACGTACAGAACGAAGCCGGCACCAAGAACGTCATCAAGACCTGGTCCCGTCGCTCGATGATCGTCCCGGCCATGCTGGGCCACACGATCGCGGTGCACAACGGCAAGACGCATGTCCCGGTGTTCGTCACCGAGTCCATGGTCGGCCACAAGCTCGGCGAGTTCTCGCCGACTCGCACCTTCCGCGGCCACGTCAAGGACGACCGGAAGTCGAAGCGCCGCTAA
- the rpsC gene encoding 30S ribosomal protein S3, giving the protein MGQKVNPHGFRLGITTDFKSRWYADKLYKDYVKEDVAIRRMMTSGMERAGISKVEIERTRDRVRVDIHTARPGIVIGRRGAEADRIRGDLEKLTGKQVQLNILEVKNPEVDAQLVAQAVAEQLSSRVSFRRAMRKSMQSAMKAGAKGIKIQCGGRLGGAEMSRSEFYREGRVPLHTLRANVEYGFFEAKTTFGRIGVKVWIYKGDVKNIAEVRAENAAARAGNRPARGGADRPARGGRGGERGGRGRKPQQAPAAEAPKADAPAAAPAAESTGTEA; this is encoded by the coding sequence ATGGGCCAGAAGGTAAACCCGCACGGGTTCCGGCTCGGTATCACCACGGACTTCAAGTCCCGCTGGTACGCCGACAAGCTGTACAAGGACTACGTCAAGGAAGACGTCGCCATCCGTCGGATGATGACGTCCGGCATGGAGCGCGCGGGCATCTCGAAGGTCGAGATCGAGCGCACCCGTGACCGCGTGCGGGTGGACATCCACACCGCGCGTCCCGGCATCGTCATCGGCCGCCGTGGCGCCGAGGCCGACCGCATCCGCGGCGACCTCGAGAAGCTCACGGGCAAGCAGGTCCAGCTGAACATCCTCGAGGTCAAGAACCCCGAGGTCGACGCTCAGCTGGTGGCCCAGGCCGTTGCCGAGCAGCTGTCCTCCCGCGTCTCCTTCCGCCGCGCCATGCGTAAGAGCATGCAGTCGGCGATGAAGGCCGGCGCCAAGGGCATCAAGATCCAGTGTGGCGGTCGTCTCGGCGGCGCCGAGATGTCCCGCTCGGAGTTCTACCGCGAGGGTCGTGTGCCGCTGCACACGCTGCGCGCGAACGTCGAGTACGGCTTCTTCGAGGCCAAGACGACCTTCGGCCGCATCGGCGTGAAGGTCTGGATCTACAAGGGCGACGTCAAGAACATCGCCGAGGTCCGCGCCGAGAACGCTGCTGCCCGCGCCGGCAACCGCCCGGCCCGTGGTGGCGCTGACCGCCCGGCCCGTGGTGGCCGCGGTGGCGAGCGTGGCGGTCGCGGTCGCAAGCCGCAGCAGGCTCCGGCTGCCGAGGCCCCCAAGGCCGACGCTCCCGCCGCCGCTCCGGCTGCTGAGAGCACCGGAACGGAGGCCTGA
- the rpsJ gene encoding 30S ribosomal protein S10, whose protein sequence is MAGQKIRIRLKAYDHEVIDSSAKKIVETVTRTGASVAGPVPLPTEKNVYCVIKSPHKYKDSREHFEMRTHKRLIDILDPTPKTVDSLMRLDLPAGVDIEIKL, encoded by the coding sequence ATGGCGGGACAGAAGATCCGCATCCGGCTCAAGGCCTACGACCACGAGGTCATCGACTCTTCGGCGAAGAAGATCGTCGAGACGGTGACCCGCACTGGTGCGTCGGTCGCAGGCCCGGTGCCGCTGCCCACTGAGAAGAACGTGTACTGCGTCATCAAGTCGCCGCACAAGTACAAGGACTCGCGCGAGCACTTCGAGATGCGCACGCACAAGCGCCTGATCGACATCCTCGACCCGACGCCCAAGACCGTTGACTCGTTGATGCGCCTGGACCTTCCGGCCGGCGTTGACATCGAGATCAAGCTCTGA
- the rplC gene encoding 50S ribosomal protein L3 — protein MAKQIKGVLGEKLGMTQVWDENNRVVPVTVVKAGPCVVTQVRTNDIDGYESVQIAFGEIDPRKVNKPLKGHFAKADVTPRRHLVELRTPDASEYTLGQEITAEVFESGVKVDVTGKSKGKGFAGVMKRHNFKGLGAGHGTQRKHRSPGSIGGCATPGRVFKGLRMAGRMGNERVTTQNLTVHAVDAEKGLLLIKGAVPGPNGGLVLVRTAAKGA, from the coding sequence ATGGCAAAGCAGATCAAGGGCGTCCTGGGCGAGAAGCTCGGCATGACCCAGGTCTGGGACGAGAACAACCGTGTCGTCCCGGTGACCGTCGTCAAGGCCGGGCCCTGTGTCGTTACCCAGGTCCGTACGAACGACATCGACGGCTACGAGTCGGTCCAGATCGCCTTCGGCGAGATCGACCCTCGCAAGGTGAACAAGCCCCTCAAGGGCCACTTCGCCAAGGCCGACGTGACCCCCCGCCGCCACCTGGTGGAGCTCCGCACCCCTGACGCCAGCGAGTACACGCTGGGCCAGGAGATCACTGCCGAGGTGTTCGAGTCCGGCGTCAAGGTCGACGTCACGGGCAAGAGCAAGGGCAAGGGCTTCGCCGGTGTCATGAAGCGTCACAACTTCAAGGGCCTCGGCGCCGGTCACGGCACCCAGCGCAAGCACCGCTCTCCCGGCTCCATCGGTGGCTGCGCCACCCCGGGCCGTGTGTTCAAGGGCCTCCGCATGGCGGGCCGCATGGGCAACGAGCGGGTCACCACCCAGAACCTGACCGTTCACGCCGTTGACGCGGAGAAGGGCCTGCTCCTCATCAAGGGCGCAGTTCCTGGTCCGAACGGCGGCCTGGTCCTGGTCCGCACTGCGGCCAAGGGGGCCTGA
- the rplB gene encoding 50S ribosomal protein L2 produces MGIRKYKPTTPGRRGSSVADFVEITRSTPEKSLVRPLHSKGGRNNTGRVTVRHQGGGHKRAYRVIDFRRHDKDGVPAKVAHIEYDPNRTARIALLHYADGEKRYIIAPRGLSQGDRVENGPGADIKPGNNLALRNIPVGTTIHAIELRPGGGAKFARSAGASVQLLAKEGQMAHLRMPSGEIRLVDIRCRATVGEVGNAEQSNINWGKAGRLRWKGVRPTVRGVAMNPVDHPHGGGEGKTSGGRHPVSPWGQKEGRTRSPKKASNKYIVRRRKTNKKR; encoded by the coding sequence ATGGGTATCCGCAAGTACAAGCCGACGACTCCGGGCCGTCGTGGCTCCAGCGTCGCCGACTTCGTCGAGATCACGCGGTCCACGCCGGAGAAGTCGCTGGTCCGCCCCCTGCACAGCAAGGGCGGCCGTAACAACACCGGTCGTGTGACCGTCCGTCACCAGGGCGGTGGCCACAAGCGCGCCTACCGCGTGATCGACTTCCGTCGTCACGACAAGGACGGCGTTCCGGCGAAGGTCGCTCACATCGAGTACGACCCCAACCGCACCGCGCGCATCGCGCTGCTGCACTACGCAGACGGCGAGAAGCGCTACATCATCGCCCCCCGTGGCCTGAGCCAGGGCGACCGGGTCGAGAACGGCCCCGGCGCCGACATCAAGCCCGGTAACAACCTGGCGCTGCGCAACATCCCGGTCGGTACGACCATCCACGCCATCGAGCTGCGGCCCGGCGGCGGCGCGAAGTTCGCCCGCTCCGCGGGTGCCTCCGTGCAGCTGCTGGCGAAGGAGGGCCAGATGGCCCACCTGCGTATGCCGTCCGGCGAGATTCGCCTGGTCGACATCCGCTGCCGCGCCACGGTCGGCGAGGTCGGCAACGCCGAGCAGTCGAACATCAACTGGGGCAAGGCCGGCCGTCTGCGCTGGAAGGGCGTTCGCCCGACCGTCCGCGGTGTCGCGATGAACCCGGTTGACCACCCGCACGGTGGTGGTGAGGGCAAGACCTCCGGTGGTCGCCACCCGGTCTCCCCGTGGGGTCAGAAGGAGGGTCGTACTCGTTCTCCCAAGAAGGCGAGCAACAAGTACATCGTCCGCCGCCGCAAGACGAACAAGAAGCGCTAG
- the rplW gene encoding 50S ribosomal protein L23 yields the protein MSEATVTSKTFTDPRDVLVKPVVSEKSYALLDENKYTFIVAPGSNKTQIKQAVEAVFSVKVTGVNTINRQGKRKRTRTGFGKRANTKRAIVTLAEGDRIDIFGGPTA from the coding sequence ATGTCCGAGGCGACCGTAACCAGCAAGACCTTCACGGACCCGCGCGACGTTCTCGTCAAGCCGGTCGTGTCCGAGAAGAGCTACGCCCTGCTCGACGAGAACAAGTACACGTTCATCGTCGCGCCTGGCTCCAACAAGACCCAGATCAAGCAGGCCGTCGAGGCGGTCTTCTCGGTCAAGGTCACCGGGGTCAACACGATCAACCGTCAGGGCAAGCGCAAGCGCACCCGCACCGGTTTCGGCAAGCGCGCCAACACCAAGCGCGCCATCGTGACCCTTGCCGAGGGCGACCGTATCGACATCTTCGGCGGTCCGACCGCCTGA
- the rplV gene encoding 50S ribosomal protein L22 yields the protein MEARAQARYIRVTPMKARRVVDLIRGMDATEAQAVLRFAPQAASVPVGKVLDSAIANAAHNYDHTDASSLVISEAYVDEGPTLKRFRPRAQGRAYRIRKRTSHITVVVSSKEGTR from the coding sequence ATGGAAGCCAGGGCCCAGGCGCGGTACATCCGCGTCACGCCCATGAAGGCCCGCCGAGTGGTGGACCTCATCCGTGGCATGGATGCCACGGAGGCTCAGGCGGTCCTGCGTTTCGCCCCGCAGGCCGCGAGCGTGCCGGTCGGCAAGGTGCTGGACAGCGCCATTGCCAACGCCGCGCACAACTACGACCACACCGACGCCTCTTCGCTGGTCATCAGCGAGGCGTACGTGGACGAGGGTCCGACCCTGAAGCGGTTCCGTCCGCGTGCTCAGGGCCGTGCCTACCGGATCCGTAAGCGGACCAGCCACATCACCGTGGTCGTCAGCAGCAAGGAAGGAACCCGGTAA
- the rpsH gene encoding 30S ribosomal protein S8 yields the protein MTMTDPIADMLTRLRNANSAYHDSVVMPHSKIKSHIAEILQQEGFITGWKVEDAEVGKNLVLELKFGPNRERSIAGIKRISKPGLRVYAKSTNLPKVLGGLGVAIISTSHGLLTGQQAQKKGVGGEVLAYVW from the coding sequence ATGACCATGACTGATCCGATCGCAGACATGCTGACGCGTCTGCGTAACGCGAACTCGGCGTACCACGACTCCGTGGTGATGCCGCACAGCAAGATCAAGTCGCACATCGCCGAGATCCTCCAGCAGGAGGGTTTCATCACCGGCTGGAAGGTCGAGGACGCCGAGGTCGGCAAGAACCTCGTCCTCGAGCTGAAGTTCGGCCCGAACCGTGAGCGTTCGATCGCCGGCATCAAGCGCATCTCCAAGCCGGGTCTGCGTGTTTACGCGAAGTCCACCAACCTGCCGAAGGTTCTCGGCGGCCTGGGCGTGGCGATCATCTCCACGTCCCACGGTCTCCTGACCGGCCAGCAGGCGCAGAAGAAGGGCGTGGGTGGGGAAGTCCTCGCCTACGTCTGGTAG
- the rplO gene encoding 50S ribosomal protein L15 — MAEQNPLKVHNLRPAPGAKTAKTRVGRGEASKGKTAGRGTKGTKARYQVPERFEGGQMPLHMRLPKLKGFKNPFRTEYQVVNLDKLAALYPEGGEVTVADLVDKGAVRKNSLVKVLGQGEISVALQVTVDAVSGSAKEKIAAAGGTVTELV; from the coding sequence ATGGCGGAGCAGAACCCGCTGAAGGTCCACAACCTCCGTCCCGCCCCGGGCGCCAAGACCGCCAAGACCCGTGTGGGTCGTGGTGAGGCGTCGAAGGGTAAGACGGCCGGTCGTGGTACCAAGGGCACCAAGGCCCGTTACCAGGTTCCGGAGCGCTTCGAGGGTGGGCAGATGCCCCTCCACATGCGTCTTCCGAAGCTCAAGGGCTTCAAGAACCCGTTCCGTACCGAGTACCAGGTCGTGAACCTGGACAAGCTCGCCGCCCTCTACCCCGAGGGTGGCGAGGTCACCGTTGCCGACCTGGTCGACAAGGGTGCCGTGCGCAAGAACAGCCTCGTCAAGGTCCTGGGCCAGGGCGAGATCTCCGTGGCGCTGCAGGTGACGGTCGACGCCGTCTCCGGTTCCGCCAAGGAGAAGATTGCCGCCGCCGGCGGCACCGTCACCGAGCTCGTCTGA
- the rplD gene encoding 50S ribosomal protein L4, with translation MSTIDILSPAGDKSGTVELPAEIFDAKVSIPLIHQVVVAQLAAARQGTHKVKTRGEVRGGGKKPYRQKGTGRARQGSTRAPQFAGGGVVHGPVPRDYSQRTPKKMKAAALRGALTDRARHSRIHVVSGVVEGEVSTKAAKTLFGKISERKNLLLVVDRADEAAWLSARNLPQVHILEPGQLNTYDVLVSDDVVFTKAAFESFVSGPKAAETEGSDV, from the coding sequence ATGAGCACCATTGACATCCTGTCGCCCGCGGGCGACAAGTCCGGGACCGTTGAGCTCCCGGCCGAGATCTTCGACGCCAAGGTCAGCATCCCGCTGATCCACCAGGTCGTCGTCGCGCAGCTGGCCGCTGCCCGTCAGGGCACGCACAAGGTCAAGACGCGTGGCGAGGTCCGCGGTGGTGGCAAGAAGCCTTACCGCCAGAAGGGCACCGGCCGCGCCCGTCAGGGTTCGACCCGTGCGCCTCAGTTCGCCGGCGGTGGCGTCGTCCACGGCCCCGTGCCGCGTGACTACTCGCAGCGGACCCCGAAGAAGATGAAGGCCGCCGCCCTGCGCGGTGCCCTCACCGACCGGGCCCGTCACTCCCGTATCCACGTCGTCTCCGGCGTGGTCGAGGGCGAGGTCTCCACCAAGGCAGCGAAGACGCTGTTCGGCAAGATCAGTGAGCGCAAGAACCTGCTCCTGGTCGTCGACCGCGCCGACGAGGCCGCGTGGCTGTCCGCCCGCAACCTGCCCCAGGTGCACATCCTGGAGCCGGGCCAGCTGAACACGTACGACGTGCTCGTCTCCGACGACGTGGTCTTCACCAAGGCCGCTTTCGAGTCCTTCGTGTCTGGCCCCAAGGCCGCTGAGACCGAAGGGAGCGACGTCTGA
- the rplP gene encoding 50S ribosomal protein L16 codes for MLIPRRVKHRKQHHPKRRGMAKGGTTVAFGEYGIQAMTPAYVTNRQIEAARIAMTRHIKRGGKVWINIYPDRPLTKKPAETRMGSGKGSPEWWVANVHPGRVMFELSYPNEKIAREALTRAAHKLPMKCRIVKREAGEA; via the coding sequence ATGCTGATCCCCCGTAGGGTCAAGCACCGCAAGCAGCACCACCCGAAGCGCCGCGGTATGGCCAAGGGTGGTACGACGGTTGCGTTCGGCGAGTACGGCATCCAGGCCATGACTCCGGCGTACGTGACCAACCGCCAGATCGAGGCGGCTCGTATCGCGATGACCCGCCACATCAAGCGTGGCGGCAAGGTCTGGATCAACATCTACCCGGACCGCCCGCTGACCAAGAAGCCCGCCGAGACCCGCATGGGTTCCGGTAAGGGTTCCCCCGAGTGGTGGGTCGCGAACGTGCACCCGGGCCGGGTCATGTTCGAGCTGTCCTACCCGAACGAAAAGATTGCACGTGAGGCTCTGACTCGCGCGGCCCACAAGCTGCCGATGAAGTGCCGGATCGTCAAGCGCGAGGCAGGTGAAGCGTGA
- the rplR gene encoding 50S ribosomal protein L18: MAYGVKIAKGDAYKRAAIKRRHIRVRKNVSGTPERPRLVVTRSNRHIVAQVIDDIAGHTLASASTLDTSIRGGEGDKSAQAKQVGSLVAERAKAAGVEAVVFDRGGNRYAGRIAALADAAREAGLKF; the protein is encoded by the coding sequence ATGGCATACGGTGTGAAGATTGCCAAGGGTGACGCGTACAAGCGCGCCGCCATCAAGCGCCGCCACATCCGCGTCCGCAAGAACGTCTCCGGTACGCCGGAGCGTCCGCGCCTGGTCGTGACGCGTTCCAACCGCCACATCGTGGCCCAGGTCATCGACGACATCGCGGGCCACACGCTCGCTTCGGCGTCGACCCTGGACACCTCGATCCGTGGTGGCGAGGGCGACAAGAGCGCCCAGGCCAAGCAGGTCGGTTCCCTGGTCGCCGAGCGCGCCAAGGCCGCCGGCGTCGAGGCCGTCGTGTTCGACCGTGGTGGCAACAGGTACGCCGGGCGCATTGCCGCTCTGGCTGACGCCGCCCGCGAAGCCGGGCTGAAGTTCTGA
- the rpmD gene encoding 50S ribosomal protein L30, whose product MARLKITQTKSYIGSKQNHRDTLRSLGLKRLNDVVVKEDRPEFRGMVHTVRHLVTVEEVD is encoded by the coding sequence ATGGCCCGCCTCAAGATCACGCAGACGAAGTCGTACATCGGCAGCAAGCAGAACCACCGTGACACCCTGCGTTCGCTCGGGCTCAAGCGCCTGAACGACGTGGTCGTCAAGGAGGACCGCCCCGAGTTCCGCGGAATGGTTCACACCGTCCGCCACCTCGTGACGGTCGAGGAGGTCGACTGA
- the rpsE gene encoding 30S ribosomal protein S5, whose product MAGPQRRGSGAGGGERRDRKGRDGGAAAAEKTAYVERVVAINRVAKVVKGGRRFSFTALVVVGDGDGTVGVGYGKAKEVPAAIAKGVEEAKKHFFKVPRIQGTIPHPIQGEKAAGVVLLKPASPGTGVIAGGPVRAVLECAGVHDILSKSLGSDNAINIVHATVAALKGLQRPEEIAARRGLPLEDVAPAALLRARAGAGA is encoded by the coding sequence ATGGCTGGACCCCAGCGCCGCGGAAGCGGTGCCGGTGGCGGCGAGCGGCGGGACCGGAAGGGTCGCGACGGTGGCGCAGCTGCCGCCGAGAAGACCGCGTACGTTGAGCGCGTTGTCGCGATCAACCGCGTCGCCAAGGTTGTCAAGGGTGGTCGTCGCTTCAGCTTCACCGCGCTCGTCGTGGTGGGTGACGGTGACGGCACCGTAGGCGTCGGTTACGGCAAGGCCAAGGAGGTGCCGGCCGCCATCGCCAAGGGTGTTGAGGAGGCCAAGAAGCACTTCTTCAAGGTCCCCCGTATCCAGGGCACCATCCCTCACCCGATCCAGGGTGAGAAGGCTGCCGGCGTCGTCCTGCTCAAGCCGGCTTCCCCCGGTACCGGTGTTATCGCCGGTGGCCCGGTGCGCGCCGTGCTCGAGTGCGCGGGCGTGCACGACATCCTGTCGAAGTCGCTCGGCTCGGACAACGCGATCAACATCGTGCACGCGACCGTGGCGGCCCTCAAGGGCCTGCAGCGTCCCGAGGAGATCGCGGCTCGCCGTGGTCTGCCCCTCGAGGACGTCGCCCCCGCGGCTCTGCTCCGTGCGCGTGCGGGAGCGGGTGCGTAA
- the rplX gene encoding 50S ribosomal protein L24 has protein sequence MKIKKGDLVQVITGKDKGKQGKVIQAFPREDRVLVEGVNRVKKHTKAGQTARGSQTGGIVTTEAPIHVSNVQLVVEKDGKKVVTRVGFRFDDEGNKIRVAKRTGEDI, from the coding sequence ATGAAGATCAAGAAGGGCGACCTGGTTCAGGTCATCACCGGTAAGGACAAGGGCAAGCAGGGCAAGGTCATTCAGGCCTTCCCCCGCGAGGACCGCGTCCTGGTCGAGGGTGTCAACCGGGTCAAGAAGCACACCAAGGCCGGCCAGACCGCTCGTGGTTCGCAGACCGGTGGCATCGTCACGACCGAGGCCCCCATTCACGTGAGCAATGTTCAGCTCGTCGTGGAGAAGGACGGCAAGAAGGTCGTGACCCGCGTCGGTTTCCGCTTCGACGACGAGGGCAACAAGATCCGCGTTGCCAAGCGGACGGGTGAGGACATCTGA
- the rpmC gene encoding 50S ribosomal protein L29, giving the protein MSAGTKASELRELGNEELVAKLREAKEELFNLRFQAATGQLENHGRLKAVRKDIARIYTLMRERELGIETVESA; this is encoded by the coding sequence ATGTCGGCCGGTACCAAGGCGTCCGAGCTGCGCGAGCTGGGCAACGAGGAGCTTGTTGCCAAGCTCCGCGAGGCCAAGGAAGAGCTGTTCAACCTCCGCTTCCAGGCGGCGACCGGTCAGCTCGAGAACCACGGCCGGCTGAAGGCCGTCCGCAAGGACATCGCCCGGATCTACACCCTGATGCGTGAGCGCGAGCTGGGCATCGAGACGGTGGAGAGCGCCTGA
- the rplF gene encoding 50S ribosomal protein L6: protein MSRIGKLPIQVPAGVDVTIDGRTVAVKGPKGSLTHTVAAPIEIVKGEEGVLNVTRPNDERQNKALHGLSRTLVANMITGVTQGYTKALEISGVGYRVAAKGSNLEFQLGYSHPILVEAPEGISFKVESPTKFSVEGIDKQKVGEVAANIRKLRKPDPYKAKGVKYAGEVIRRKVGKAGK, encoded by the coding sequence ATGTCGCGAATCGGCAAGCTCCCCATCCAGGTTCCCGCCGGTGTGGACGTCACCATCGATGGCCGCACGGTCGCGGTGAAGGGTCCGAAGGGCTCCCTCACGCACACCGTCGCTGCGCCGATCGAGATTGTTAAGGGCGAGGAGGGCGTGCTCAACGTCACCCGTCCCAACGACGAGCGTCAGAACAAGGCCCTGCACGGCCTGTCCCGCACGCTGGTGGCGAACATGATCACCGGTGTGACCCAGGGATACACCAAGGCGCTCGAGATCAGCGGTGTCGGTTACCGCGTCGCCGCGAAGGGCTCCAACCTGGAGTTCCAGCTCGGCTACAGCCACCCGATCCTGGTGGAGGCGCCGGAAGGCATCTCCTTCAAGGTCGAGTCGCCGACCAAGTTCTCGGTCGAGGGCATCGACAAGCAGAAGGTCGGCGAGGTCGCCGCGAACATCCGCAAGCTGCGCAAGCCCGACCCGTACAAGGCCAAGGGCGTGAAGTATGCGGGCGAGGTCATCCGCCGCAAGGTCGGAAAGGCGGGTAAGTAA